A genomic segment from Candidatus Omnitrophota bacterium encodes:
- a CDS encoding Eco57I restriction-modification methylase domain-containing protein gives MNNCGGLGLLREEKTKIESRVYPWKDISEEMIQSNACNGVLTEYADELAGVYAKKSDLTDKKSRGQFFTQKAIGLFMAGMFDINKSSFNILDPGAGIGMLSAAFCERLLNLRKACTICLDAYETDSKLIPYLEKTLKKCKATLEEKGHVFKYKIIEKDFILNNPNYLNKKTLFGTEIQPIYYDYIISNPPYYKLNKNSPQTQIMNEFVSGQPNIYSFFMALSLEMLKDDGQMVFITPRSFCSGLYFKRFRKWLLDHGNINNIHVFESRKDVFTKENVLQENVIMRITPKKEGKEQKHATITKSMNSLFHDLSELKIDYEDIFHRENGDIFIKVPSSKVDIKIQRIVNSWKCTLKDLCLKVSTGPVVSFRATKFLSPEFNDNKSMVPLLWMHNIKGMDAVWPIHNLKKEPAIKANEESKILLVPTSNYVLVKRFSSKEQKKRVHAGVLLKSRMRFDRIGIENHLNYIYKYGGLLSVEEAYGVAGVLNTSIIDIFFRMLNGSTQVNAVDIENLPFPSLEDIQAIGKAIINSKPAIGQELDKLVVDILKIGPQILQDLKEVYNQNGEN, from the coding sequence ATGAATAACTGCGGTGGTTTAGGATTACTAAGGGAAGAGAAGACAAAAATTGAGTCTCGTGTTTATCCATGGAAAGACATTTCAGAAGAAATGATACAATCAAATGCATGTAATGGCGTGCTGACAGAATACGCTGACGAGTTAGCTGGAGTCTATGCTAAGAAAAGCGATTTAACGGATAAAAAATCAAGAGGCCAGTTTTTCACTCAAAAGGCAATTGGTTTGTTTATGGCTGGCATGTTTGATATTAATAAATCATCTTTTAATATTCTAGATCCCGGTGCTGGTATTGGCATGCTTAGCGCTGCCTTCTGTGAACGCCTGCTGAATTTACGCAAGGCCTGTACTATATGCCTTGATGCATATGAAACCGATTCAAAATTAATTCCCTATCTTGAGAAAACGCTTAAAAAATGCAAGGCTACTCTGGAAGAAAAGGGACATGTGTTTAAGTATAAAATCATTGAAAAAGACTTCATTCTAAATAATCCGAACTATCTCAACAAAAAAACACTTTTCGGAACAGAAATCCAGCCGATTTATTATGATTATATTATTTCAAATCCACCCTATTACAAATTAAACAAGAATTCTCCACAGACTCAAATTATGAATGAATTCGTTTCTGGCCAGCCCAATATTTATTCTTTTTTTATGGCATTGTCTTTGGAAATGCTTAAAGATGATGGGCAGATGGTCTTTATCACGCCAAGAAGCTTTTGTTCGGGATTGTATTTCAAGAGATTCCGAAAATGGCTGCTAGATCATGGCAACATTAATAATATCCACGTTTTTGAATCAAGAAAAGATGTTTTCACAAAAGAAAATGTATTGCAAGAAAATGTTATTATGCGGATAACACCTAAGAAGGAAGGGAAAGAACAAAAACATGCAACCATAACAAAAAGCATGAATAGCCTGTTTCATGACCTTAGTGAACTCAAGATTGATTACGAGGACATTTTTCATAGAGAAAATGGCGATATTTTTATTAAAGTGCCTTCATCAAAAGTTGATATTAAAATTCAGCGCATTGTCAACTCATGGAAATGCACATTAAAGGATCTCTGCCTGAAGGTCTCTACAGGGCCTGTTGTATCCTTTCGCGCAACCAAATTTTTGTCTCCTGAATTCAATGATAATAAATCCATGGTGCCTCTTTTGTGGATGCATAATATCAAGGGAATGGATGCCGTGTGGCCTATCCATAACCTTAAAAAAGAGCCAGCCATTAAAGCCAATGAAGAAAGTAAGATATTATTGGTTCCTACAAGCAACTATGTATTAGTAAAAAGATTTAGCTCTAAAGAACAGAAGAAAAGGGTGCATGCAGGGGTTTTGCTGAAATCAAGGATGAGATTTGATCGAATAGGCATTGAGAATCATCTAAATTATATTTACAAATATGGCGGTTTGCTTTCGGTCGAAGAAGCTTATGGTGTTGCTGGCGTTTTGAATACCTCAATCATTGATATTTTTTTCAGAATGCTGAATGGGAGCACACAGGTGAATGCTGTAGATATTGAAAATCTGCCTTTTCCATCACTTGAGGATATTCAAGCAATCGGCAAGGCTATTATAAATTCAAAACCAGCCATAGGGCAGGAATTGGATAAGCTTGTTGTCGACATTTTAAAAATAGGCCCGCAAATTTTGCAGGATTTAAAGGAGGTTTACAATCAAAATGGGGAAAATTAA